Proteins encoded by one window of Culicoides brevitarsis isolate CSIRO-B50_1 chromosome 2, AGI_CSIRO_Cbre_v1, whole genome shotgun sequence:
- the LOC134829553 gene encoding uncharacterized protein LOC134829553, whose amino-acid sequence MSPDPPTIDSDSPIRCANNLQHPATSDESEDNEEQNHHEGYEPLNMNENLVDNTDNSLMDVDDDDVEAPNRPQSSFTAGLDMMDEIQDLNVGCKAEEEPISVEAEVMAEVWNQPRPAELNFELDVNSQELIKSVMSSIQLPSLAAPTWAAGLSDTDLKDTVLQKLRKRNSGPKTGQSSKSKQD is encoded by the coding sequence atgtCTCCCGATCCTCCCACAATCGACTCTGACTCACCCATCCGCTGTGCAAACAACCTTCAACATCCCGCCACAAGCGACGAATCCGAAGACAATGAAGAACAAAATCATCACGAGGGCTACGAACCGCTAAATATGAACGAAAATCTCGTCGACAACACGGATAATTCGCTGATGGATGTCGATGATGACGACGTTGAAGCACCAAATAGACCTCAAAGCTCCTTCACTGCTGGATTGGACATGATGGATGAGATTCAAGACTTGAATGTCGGTTGCAAAGCAGAGGAAGAACCAATTAGCGTAGAAGCGGAAGTGATGGCGGAAGTGTGGAATCAACCGCGACCCGCAGAACTGAACTTCGAATTAGACGTGAATAGCCAAGAATTGATAAAATCCGTGATGAGTAGTATTCAGTTGCCTTCATTGGCGGCACCAACATGGGCTGCGGGCTTGTCAGACACAGATTTGAAGGACACGGTGCTGCAAAAGCTGCGAAAAAGAAATTCTGGACCAAAAACGGGTCAAAGCTCGAAATCGAAACAAGATTAG
- the LOC134829552 gene encoding 2-oxoglutarate and iron-dependent oxygenase JMJD4 homolog: protein MENSRKIRISGTEIHSEPFCDYEKWSEIPKESSDTLSYSDFFSKYMTRNLPVIISLDLSQWDSFNNWISPDRTSLNVEYLKSRLGNLPEVPIAKCEEQYFDSHRKIQMSFDDFLTYWKSRDAEKPPTELLYLKDWHLRHELPDYNFYHVPEYFSSDFLNEYLVDTQQDDYKFVYIGPAGSYTPFHADVFSSFSWSVNIFGRKTWIFVPPGEEKKLKDKFGSLPFTIDVEILREKNVKYFVVTQETGNAIFVPSNWHHQVTNEVDTVSINHNWFNGANLKAIYDALKACEESCRKEISDCSDMEGFDQQCQVMVKSLFGMDYEGFLKILSHIVEKRAKMLENDEISTSCDEFVFDESHLKYDLDRISAVLKQMSDEKLLLDLNLKSFCDKILQKAQKILS, encoded by the coding sequence atggaaaattcacgaaaaatcaGGATTTCTGGAACCGAAATTCATTCGGAGCCGTTTTGTGACTATGAAAAGTGGTCAGAAATCCCAAAAGAATCATCTGACACTCTTTCGTACTCGGATTTCTTCTCAAAATACATGACGCGCAACTTACCTGTGATCATCAGTCTCGATTTGAGTCAATGGGACTCTTTTAACAACTGGATCTCGCCCGATCGAACATCCTTGAACGTTGAATACTTGAAATCTCGCCTCGGAAACTTACCGGAAGTCCCAATTGCCAAGTGTGAGGAGCAATATTTCGATTCGCATCGCAAAATCCAGATGTCTTTTGATGATTTCCTGACTTATTGGAAGTCGCGTGACGCTGAAAAGCCTCCCACGGAGCTTTTATACCTGAAAGACTGGCATTTACGACACGAGTTACCTGATTACAACTTTTACCACGTACCTGAATACTTTTCCTCGGACTTTTTGAACGAATATCTCGTCGATACGCAACAGGACGACTACAAATTCGTCTATATCGGTCCCGCAGGCAGCTATACTCCCTTTCATGCGGatgttttttcctcattttcgtGGTCTGTGAATATCTTTGGGAGGAAAACTTGGATTTTTGTGCCGCCCGGCGAGGAAAAAAAGCTCAAAGACAAGTTCGGAAGTCTCCCATTCACGATTGACGTGGAAATTTTGAgggaaaaaaacgttaaatacTTTGTTGTGACGCAAGAAACGGGAAATGCGATTTTTGTGCCCAGCAATTGGCATCACCAAGTCACCAATGAAGTCGATACGGTGTCAATTAATCATAATTGGTTCAATGGAGCCAACTTAAAAGCTATTTATGATGCGTTAAAGGCATGTGAAGAGAGTTGTCGGAAGGAAATTAGTGATTGTAGCGACATGGAAGGCTTTGATCAGCAATGTCAAGTAATGGTGAAGAGTCTTTTTGGCATGGATTATGagggatttttgaaaattctctcGCATATCGttgaaaaaagagcaaaaatgttggaaaatgaCGAAATTTCAACGAGTTGCGATGAATTTGTCTTCGACGAGAGCCATTTAAAGTACGATTTGGACCGAATTTCAGCAGTTTTGAAGCAAATGTCTGACGAAAAGTTGCTGCTCGATctcaatttgaaaagtttttgtgataaaattctacaaaaagcGCAGAAAATCTTATCATAA
- the LOC134831287 gene encoding corepressor interacting with RBPJ 1 produces the protein MGKGFNNYMCKKFFHPASRDNLKRVWMAEQQADAYKKKQEELRAQYEKEQDLHESKAMLSKESKAKLSVNFMYEPPPGIKRTQEKEENEPEFKFEWQRKYNAPRESYCKNDSDIKDQPFGIQVRNVRCIKCHKWGHINTDKECTMYSLSMSEAKKIHAEAETQEIISQNILEKQMQEDGLAMKRNVLSAFTQQQQRGTHHKLITEDVERPQNGAAAAETEFLKGLTTKQKKELLKKLKKLEKKHKKKSKSSKKKKRSRSSSSSSSSSSESEREEDRKRRRERSRDREKRRSRSRSRSGHRERHRERSRDRHERRSRR, from the exons ATGGGAAAGGGCTTTAACAATTAcatgtgtaaaaaattcttccatcCAGCGTCGAGAGATAACCTGAAGAGA gtatgGATGGCAGAGCAACAAGCCGACGCCTACaagaaaaaacaagaagaGCTCCGAGCTCAATACGAAAAGGAACAAGATCTCCACGAAAGCAAAGCGATGCTCTCAAAAGAATCCAAGGCCAAGTTATCCGTGAATTTCATGTACGAGCCCCCGCCTGGCATCAAACGCACCCAAGAAAAGGAGGAAAACGAGCCCGAATTCAAGTTCGAGTGGCAACGCAAGTACAACGCGCCTCGTGAAAGTTACTGCAAGAACGACAGCGACATCAAAGATCAGCCTTTCGGGATCCAAGTCAGGAACGTTCGTTGCATCAAGTGTCACAAATGGGGTCACATCAACACCGACAAGGAATGCACGATGTACAGCTTGTCCATGTCAGAggcgaagaaaattcatgccGAAGCTGAAACGCAGGAAATTATTTCGCAAAACATTTTGGAGAAACAAATGCAGGAAGATGGTCTCGCGATGAAACGAAACGTTTTGAGCGCCTTtacgcagcaacaacaacgggGAACGCATCACAAATTGATCACGGAAGACGTGGAAAGACCCCAAAATGGCGCTGCAGCAGCAGAAacggaatttttaaaaggactCACGACGAAACAAAAGAAGGAACTCTtgaagaaactgaaaaaattggagaaaaaacacaagaaaaagtcaaaaagtagcaaaaagaagaaacgcAGTCGTTCCAGCAGCTCGTCAAGTAGCAGCAGTAGCGAAAGTGAACGTGAAGAAGACCGTAAACGACGACGAGAACGAAGTCGGGACCGCGAAAAACGCCGTAGTCGATCACGTTCGAGGTCGGGACATCGCGAAAGGCATCGTGAACGATCCCGCGACAGGCATGAAAGACGTTCGCGTcgataa